Genomic window (Dyadobacter fanqingshengii):
TCAACCGGGCCGCTTTATTTTAACGTTAATGCTTAGAATTGCTCGATATGGGCAAAGAAGAAGCTTCCTTCTATTTCAGCGTTTTCGTCAGAATCCGAACCGTGGATTGCGTTGGCCTCAATGGATTTTGCAAATAATTTACGGATTGTGCCTTCGTCCGCATTTGCAGGGTTAGTAGCACCAATCAGCGTACGGAAATCTGTAACTGCGTTGTCCTTCTCCAGAATCATCGGAACGATCGGGCCGGAAGACATATATTTACATAAATCATTGTAGAAAGGGCGCTCTTTATGCACTGCATAAAATTCTCCGGCGCGTTCCGGGGTAAGCTGCGTTTTTTTCAAGGCTACAATCCGGAACCCGGCCTCCTCGATCATTTTGATAATTGCTCCCGAATTGCCATCCTGAACGGCATCCGGCTTAATCATTGTGAATGTTCTATTCGTTGGCATACTATTGGCTAAAATTTATTTGCTGCAAAACTACAATTTTTCATTTTATATCCTTGCTCCTTTCATCCTATCATGGTGTGTAGCCTTAAAACATAGCCTGATAACCAGCCTTTACGGCATTATATTGAGCAAATCCCAACAGTTTTATTAATTTTGTGGGCTCAACGCAAAGCAATTTTTCTTCTTTCCGAATTAAGTAACTGTGAATCAAACTGTTGAAGAGCTTAGCTCTTTTTTATCCCATCCACAAAAAATCATCATTACGATGCATCGTGACCCCGACGCAGATGCGCTGGGATCATCATTAGGCTGGGCAAGTTATTTAATTAAAAAAGGACACGAAGTTACGGTCATCAGTCCAACTGATTATACCGCCAATTTACGCTGGCTAGCTGGTATTGAGCACGTTCTGGTTTATGAAAAGCAGGCGGATCAGGTTAAATGCAAGAACAAAATTGCGCAAGCCACATTGATATGCTGCCTCGATTTTTCAGCGCTTTCCCGGCTTAAAGATTTGGGAAAAGTGGTTGAAGAAGCCCCTGCACCCAAGCTCATGGTGGATCACCACCTTGAACCTGAGCATTTTGCGAAATGGATGGTTTGGGATACCTACGCCGCTGCTACTGCCCAGCTGATTTACAAACTGATCAAGGAACTGGAAGGAAATTCGCCTGTTACTGAAATATTCGACATTCCGATGGCTGAATGTCTGTACGCCGGCATTATGACGGATACGGGTTCATTCCGACATGGCAATGTTACTCCGGAGGTTCATTTGGCCGTTGCCGATTTAATGTTGACCGGCTTCGATTCCAGCCGCGTTCACAGACTGATCTACGACAATGCACCGCTGTCGCGCTTGCAGTTTTTAGGTTACGTACTTTCTCAAAAATTAGTCGTCCTGCCCCAGTACAGAACTGCATACATGGTTTTGACCGAAGCGGAATTGCAAAAATTCAATTCCAGCACGGGAGAAACCGAAGGAATCGTGAATTACGGGCTGCAGGTTGAAAATGTAGTCATGTCGGCCATGTTTATCGAAAGAAAGGGCGAGGTAAAAATTTCATTCCGCTCGGTTGGAACATTCTCTGTAAGAGATCTTGCAAGCACTTACTTTAACGGCGGAGGACATAAGAATGCATCGGGTGGAAGATCAGAACAATCAGTGAGTGAAACAGTTGCAACTTTTTTAAATATTCTCCCCGGATACCAACAAGAACTTTTAAACGTTGATTAGTCTTAAATTTTTACTTCAAAAATCACATCATAATCTTTCCAATTAACACAATCCAATGAATTTAAAAACAATCGGTTATGCAATGGGCGTAACTATTCTAGCAGCCGCTTGCAACCAACATAAGACGCAGGTTACTGAATCCGGCCTGAAATACCAGATTTTCGAACATGAAGATGATGCAAGAAAAGCTAAGTTGGGAGACATTATGACGTTCCATTTTGTTTTGAAAAACGGCACTGATTCCACGCTTCGCGATACATATAAAGAAGGTGCGCCGCAAAAGATGGTTTTGCAGACCCCTCAATACAAAGGCAGCTTTGAAGAAGGTCTTGCTTTACTTGCAAGTGGTGACAGCGCAAAGATTTCAATCAATGCAGATACAATGTTCGCGAAAATCGGTCAACCAATGCCTCCTATGATCAAAAAAGGCTCTGATCTTAATTTTACCGTGAAAGTGGTGAGCGTACTTACTTCTGAGGAATTCCAAAAGCAACTTTCCGAGGCAGGCACTAAGCAAAAAGCGATCGACGCAAAAGTAATTGAAGATTATCTAGCTAAGAATAACCTGAAAGCGAAAGCGCAGAAAACAGCATCCGGTTTAACTTACGTTGATGATGTAGTTGGAACGGGCGAAAGTCCGAAGGCGGGTGACAATGTGAAAGTTCACTATACAGGAAAGCTTTTGGATGGTAAAGTATTTGACAGCTCGAAAAACGGTGGCAGACCGCCAATCGATTTTCAGGTTGGTGTAGGCATGGTTATCCCGGGCTGGGAAGAAGGCATTATGCTGATGAAAAAAGGCGGAAAGCGCACTTTGATTATCCCATCCGGACTTGCTTATGGAGCCGAAGGATCGCCGGGAGCTATTCCTGCAAACTCGGTCCTGTTATTTGATGTAGAACTGATCGATTTTGGAAAAGCGCCGGCGCAACAACCTGGTCCTCCAACGAGATAATTAAATAGAAATGAATTAAAACGGCTGCTTCACAAGAGTGGCCGTTTTTTTGTGTAAAATGCATTTTGAATAAATATATGATTAGCATGAAACTTTGCTTCGCCACCAATAATCTTCATAAGTTGAAGGAAATCCAGGCATTACTTGGTGACCAGTTTGAGCTTGTTACCCTAAGCGATATCGGCTGCGAAACGGACATTCCAGAGCCATTTGAAACGATCGCTGAGAATTCTGCCGCTAAGGCGAAATTTGTCTGGGATCATTATGGCATCAATTGCTTTGCTGATGATACAGGCCTGGAAGTAACCTCACTTCATGGTGAGCCTGGCGTCTATTCTGCACGCTATGCCGGGCCTCAGCGAAACTCAGATGATAACATTGATCTTCTGCTGAGCAATCTGGCTAGTGAGAATGATCGCTCCGCGCGATTCCTGACCGTGATTACATTGGTCATTGATGGGAAATATCAACAGTTTCAGGGAACTGTTGAAGGGCACATTATCCACGAGAAAAGAGGCAGTAATGGCTTTGGTTATGATCCCGTTTTTATGCCTGACGGTTTAACACGGACATTTGCCGAAATGACACTGGAAGAAAAATCTTCGCTGAGCCACAGGGCACGCGCATTCGCCGGGCTGGCTGGATTTTTGAAACAATTGTAATGTATAAACTTCATTTTAAACAGCATTCGTATGCCGGATTTCAATTCAGACGAATATCGCGTTGATGGAACGCAGAAATTTCAGATCAAAAAGGCGAAAACGCGCTTCAAGGATATTTATAAGGATAAAGAAGAATATGAAACAATGCAAGCTGAATCAGCGAAAGAGCTGGATGTGCTGCAAAGCATGATGTATGCCCACAATCGATATGGGTTACTGGTCATTTTTCAAGCTATGGATGCAGCAGGTAAAGACGGGACGATCAAACACGTGCTCGCAGGCGTGAATCCGGTAGGAGTGAAAATACATTCATTTAAAAGGCCTACCGAAACTGAACTCGAACACGATTATCTATGGCGGAGTAATCTGGTGCTTCCGCAGCGCGGGACGATTACGATCTTTAATCGCAGCTATTACGAGGAAGTTCTTGTTGCCAAAGTGAATCCAGAAATCGTAACGAGCTCTCAGCGATTACCGGCTGAACTTACCGCAGACATGGATAAGTTATGGAAACACAGATATTCCGATATCAGAAATCTTGAAAAATATCTTTACAGAAACGGCATCCGGGTGATTAAATTTTTCCTGAATGTGTCGAAAGAAGAACAAGCTTCCCGTTTGATCGAACGAATCGAAGATCCTTCAAAAAACTGGAAATTCGAAGAGCAGGATGTGAAAGTGCGCGGACAGTGGGACGAGTATATGCAGGCTTATGAAGATTGCATCAATAACACAGCGACAAAGAAAGCACCCTGGTACGTCATGCCAGCAGATGATAAAAAGAATTTGCGATTGACAGTGTCAAAGATCATTGTGGAAGAACTTAAAAAGATGGATATGGCGTATCCTGAGTCGGGGCCCGAACGCTCGGAGGAATTACATCATTTTATTGATGTGATCAATGCACAAAATTCAGCAGGTTAAGCGCAAAAAAGGCGGCTGAAATGAATCAGCCGCCTTTGATAGTTATGCATGGTGTGAAGTCGAATCCTTATTTCTTGATAGTGAAGTTTCCACCACCAATTTTATATCCTTCTGCATACAGTTCCACATTGTATTTACCTGGACGGAACTGTGAGCTATTGTCATACAACAATTCTACTTTCTGGTTGTTGTTTTGGTAAGCAACAGACTCACGTGTTGTGAATTTAGATGGAGCTCCATCCACTTCGAATTCTCCTGATCCAGTTGCATCATCCGATACAACCGCTCCTTCGGGGTCAAGCACACGAACATAAATGTCCTTTGATTCTTGTGCTGTCAATTCGTTTTCTGGAAGATTGAACACCATTTTAATTTTGTCAACACGACTTGCTTTGTACTCTTCTTTATCCTTAACCTTACCTCTTGAATTAACAGTAAGTATTTTAAGGTTCTGCGCTTTCAATGAAGCAGCTTTTGTTACTTTATCGCTAAGCTCTTTGTTAGCAGCAGTGAATGTTACAACAGAGTCAGTGAGTTCAGCCTGACGTTGTACCAATTTCTCACGCTCGCTAGTCAAACTTCCTACGTGTGTGCTCAAAGAATCGTTTGAAGCTACCAAATGCTCGTTTTCAAGTTTTAATTGAGCAATTACTTCGTCCTTCTCAACCAGGAATTTTTCGTATTCCTTGATCTTGCCTAAGTATTTGTTAGTTTCAACTTTTTTGCTTCTGCTGAAAGCCAATTTGTCCGCTTCCAGTTTTTCCTTAACCTTCGTCAATTCTGTTACGTCACCACCTAGTTTTTCAATTTCAGCGATTTTCGCGTCCAGAACAGTTGAAATAGAGTCTAATTTAGTTTTGGTTACAGCCAGTTCTCTAGCTTTTTCAACCACCATTGTTTCCTGTTGTGTCAACTCATTTTTTTGAGTAGTAAACAAGTAGCCAAACATGGCCGTTGCAAGTCCAAGGACAACAACCATTGCCCAGGCGATACTTTGCTTATTTTTCTGTTCTTGTTCCATTGAATTTGAGAATTTATTAATATGATTTAGTTTACATGTTGACAGGTTAAAAGTTACCCCGGGTCTACATGGATTTGTTTTTTAAGCCTCTAATTCTGTGCCGAATCGCCAATGCCGGGTTATTCGGGATTTTCTAATCTTATAATTTTATATAAATAATACTAAAAAAGAGGCCTGGTAAGTAGCCAAGCCTCTTTTTGAAATATATTTTTAAACGGAGAAAATTAGCGCTGAACGGCTGTATGAAGGAGGCTAATTGAAAAATTGGGTAATGTTTACCCAAAGTATGGTGTAACAGTACAACCAAACATTATTTCAAAACCCGCTATAATCCTATTTTCGCGGAAATATTGAAAGACTTGCGGTTTGTGAACAAAAGCTTTTGATAACCTTTCACGGTATAGGCCGAAACTTCCAGCATATTATTTCGTCGGTTTGCCATCAATTCAATTGTTTTCTCAGAACTATATATCCTGTTTTCAGACCGTAGGATCGCTTTTACCAACACAGGTTGCTGGGTTGCGCTGTCCACCTTGATCATTAAATAACGCACTGGCAGATTCTCTCCATCCTTGATTTTGTATTCATAAATAGCCGAATCATTTTTGATTACCGAGTAGCTGTTACGATATGCAGGCTTATTAATGTCGGCTTGCGCAAATAACTCCAGTTCCTTTTTCCAATCTGTTTCGATTTCCGCGCGTACTTCCTTTTTTCCATCAAGCTGGACCGTTTTGGCCACCTTTGGCTTTTTTTCATTCAGGTAAACTATCTGATTTTCGACGAAACCTTTAAGATCATAGTAAGCCTTCTTTTCGTTGGGATCGGTTTCAGCTTCCCTGCAAGCGCTCAATGTAAGTAAGCATATGAGGATAACAATAAGGTTACATTTAATAAATACGGTACGGTTGAAAGGCTGTTTTGAAGTGAAACGCATTGGTAATGTTGACTTTATCGGCAGAAGATCTAAAATAAAAACAGAGAGCCCAATGGACTCTCCGGTAAAGAACATCATTGTACCAGGTTTAGTTTATAGGATACTAATTCCTGTCATTTCCTCTGGCTTAGAAATTCCCATCAATTCGAGAATTGTGGGAGCGATATCAGCCAGCTTTCCATCTTTTATTGGATTCTGATAATTATTATCGACCAGCACACACGGCACCAGGTTCAATGAATGGGCCGTATTGGGCGAGCCATCGTCATTCAGCATATAGTCTGAATTTCCGTGATCGGCAATGATAATGGATGAATAACCATGATTCAAGCCGGTTGTAACGACTGCCTGCACACATTGATCAACGGTTTCACAGGCCTTAACTGCCGCCTCAAACACGCCTGTATGGCCCACCATATCCGGGTTGGCAAAATTGAGACAAACGAAATCCACCTCTTCTTTTTCCAACTCAGGCACAATCGAATCCCTGATTCCGAATGCAGACATTTCAGGTTGCAAATCATACGTAGCGACCTTCGGCGATTGGCAAAGCAAGCGGCTTTCGCCTTCAAATGGCTTTTCACGCCCGCCCGAGAAAAAGAATGTGACGTGCGGATATTTTTCAGTTTCAGCAATGCGGATCTGTTTTTTACCCGCCGCTTCAAGCACTTCTCCTAATGTATTGTTGAGATTATCTTTATCAAAAATCACATCTACACCTTTGAATGTATCATCATAATTGGTCATTGTGATGTATCTCAGATTTAGCTTGTGCATGTTTTGCTCATGAAAATCCTGCTGCGTCAGCACTTCGGTGATTTCTCGGCCCCTGTCCGTCCGGAAGTTGAAACACAATACAACGTCGCCGTCTTCAATGACAGCGATTGGTGTTCCGTCCGGATTGGTAGCAACGATAGGCAGGATAAATTCGTCCGTCACACCGGTTTCGTACGAATCTTTAATGGCTTTAAGCACATCACCGGATGGAACATGAGCACCTTCGCCGTGCACCATTGCATCGTATGCAAGCTTCACACGCTCCCAACGCTTATCACGATCCATGGCATAATAGCGACCCGTCACGCTCGCAATGCGTCCCGTTGTTTGATCTAATGTTTGTTGAAGCTCTGTCAAAAAGCCTAATCCACTTTTCGGGTCGCAGTCACGACCGTCTGTAAATGCATGTACAAAGACGTTTGTCAAACCTCTATCCGCAGCGATTTTGACGAGTCCCTTTAAATGATCAATGTGTGAGTGAACACCTCCATCGGAAACCAGACCAATAAAATGCACTTTTTTATTATTTGTTTTCGCAAAATCCAAAGCACTGGTCAGCACAGGTTCGTTACCCAATGTGCCTTCGGTAACGGCCAGATTGATCTTCACCAAATCCTGGTAAACCACACGTCCTGCTCCGAGATTGGTATGCCCTACTTCTGAATTTCCCATCTGTCCGTCAGGAAGTCCGACAGCCAGGCCGCTGGCAGCAAGTTTGCTGTGCGGGTATTTTTGCATAATGCTGTCGTAAAAAGGAGTGTTGGCAGCTAAAACAGCGGAACGGCTTTCCTCGCCTGATTTGGCAATGCCCCAGCCGTCCATGATTATAAGAATTACTTTTTTGCTCAAAGTCTTAAAAATTAAATATTAATACGCAATGATCGATGGCCAGCTCATTCGCTTTTCTTGCCTTCGACCGGTTGATTTTTCTCGTCAACGATTACATATACTTCCTCATTGGGCTTCCGCATCATGAAATTCTCGCGAGCCCATTTTTCGAGCATTTTTGGATTTCCAAAAACCTCATTCCGCTCTTTCTTAACTTCCTTGATCTTTCCCAACAAAATTCCCTTTTCATGTTCCAGCTCTTTCATTTTCATCCGGTTAGAGATGACGATTCGCATGTTGTTATTATCAAGAAACAGGATCCAGACAAACCAAGCCAGGAATGTGGCGATGTAGAAATTTTTAAGCGTCTGGAAAGACCAGAATGATCCTTTTTTCATAAGGGAAGCGAGTGTATACAAAAACCGGAGCATTAAGCTCCGGTTTCGATTATCAATATCAGAATTTCAATCCT
Coding sequences:
- a CDS encoding nucleoside-diphosphate kinase gives rise to the protein MPTNRTFTMIKPDAVQDGNSGAIIKMIEEAGFRIVALKKTQLTPERAGEFYAVHKERPFYNDLCKYMSSGPIVPMILEKDNAVTDFRTLIGATNPANADEGTIRKLFAKSIEANAIHGSDSDENAEIEGSFFFAHIEQF
- a CDS encoding DHH family phosphoesterase, yielding MNQTVEELSSFLSHPQKIIITMHRDPDADALGSSLGWASYLIKKGHEVTVISPTDYTANLRWLAGIEHVLVYEKQADQVKCKNKIAQATLICCLDFSALSRLKDLGKVVEEAPAPKLMVDHHLEPEHFAKWMVWDTYAAATAQLIYKLIKELEGNSPVTEIFDIPMAECLYAGIMTDTGSFRHGNVTPEVHLAVADLMLTGFDSSRVHRLIYDNAPLSRLQFLGYVLSQKLVVLPQYRTAYMVLTEAELQKFNSSTGETEGIVNYGLQVENVVMSAMFIERKGEVKISFRSVGTFSVRDLASTYFNGGGHKNASGGRSEQSVSETVATFLNILPGYQQELLNVD
- a CDS encoding FKBP-type peptidyl-prolyl cis-trans isomerase, which encodes MNLKTIGYAMGVTILAAACNQHKTQVTESGLKYQIFEHEDDARKAKLGDIMTFHFVLKNGTDSTLRDTYKEGAPQKMVLQTPQYKGSFEEGLALLASGDSAKISINADTMFAKIGQPMPPMIKKGSDLNFTVKVVSVLTSEEFQKQLSEAGTKQKAIDAKVIEDYLAKNNLKAKAQKTASGLTYVDDVVGTGESPKAGDNVKVHYTGKLLDGKVFDSSKNGGRPPIDFQVGVGMVIPGWEEGIMLMKKGGKRTLIIPSGLAYGAEGSPGAIPANSVLLFDVELIDFGKAPAQQPGPPTR
- a CDS encoding non-canonical purine NTP diphosphatase translates to MKLCFATNNLHKLKEIQALLGDQFELVTLSDIGCETDIPEPFETIAENSAAKAKFVWDHYGINCFADDTGLEVTSLHGEPGVYSARYAGPQRNSDDNIDLLLSNLASENDRSARFLTVITLVIDGKYQQFQGTVEGHIIHEKRGSNGFGYDPVFMPDGLTRTFAEMTLEEKSSLSHRARAFAGLAGFLKQL
- a CDS encoding polyphosphate kinase 2 family protein — encoded protein: MPDFNSDEYRVDGTQKFQIKKAKTRFKDIYKDKEEYETMQAESAKELDVLQSMMYAHNRYGLLVIFQAMDAAGKDGTIKHVLAGVNPVGVKIHSFKRPTETELEHDYLWRSNLVLPQRGTITIFNRSYYEEVLVAKVNPEIVTSSQRLPAELTADMDKLWKHRYSDIRNLEKYLYRNGIRVIKFFLNVSKEEQASRLIERIEDPSKNWKFEEQDVKVRGQWDEYMQAYEDCINNTATKKAPWYVMPADDKKNLRLTVSKIIVEELKKMDMAYPESGPERSEELHHFIDVINAQNSAG
- the gpmI gene encoding 2,3-bisphosphoglycerate-independent phosphoglycerate mutase; translated protein: MSKKVILIIMDGWGIAKSGEESRSAVLAANTPFYDSIMQKYPHSKLAASGLAVGLPDGQMGNSEVGHTNLGAGRVVYQDLVKINLAVTEGTLGNEPVLTSALDFAKTNNKKVHFIGLVSDGGVHSHIDHLKGLVKIAADRGLTNVFVHAFTDGRDCDPKSGLGFLTELQQTLDQTTGRIASVTGRYYAMDRDKRWERVKLAYDAMVHGEGAHVPSGDVLKAIKDSYETGVTDEFILPIVATNPDGTPIAVIEDGDVVLCFNFRTDRGREITEVLTQQDFHEQNMHKLNLRYITMTNYDDTFKGVDVIFDKDNLNNTLGEVLEAAGKKQIRIAETEKYPHVTFFFSGGREKPFEGESRLLCQSPKVATYDLQPEMSAFGIRDSIVPELEKEEVDFVCLNFANPDMVGHTGVFEAAVKACETVDQCVQAVVTTGLNHGYSSIIIADHGNSDYMLNDDGSPNTAHSLNLVPCVLVDNNYQNPIKDGKLADIAPTILELMGISKPEEMTGISIL
- a CDS encoding FtsB family cell division protein; its protein translation is MKKGSFWSFQTLKNFYIATFLAWFVWILFLDNNNMRIVISNRMKMKELEHEKGILLGKIKEVKKERNEVFGNPKMLEKWARENFMMRKPNEEVYVIVDEKNQPVEGKKSE